In Xyrauchen texanus isolate HMW12.3.18 chromosome 23, RBS_HiC_50CHRs, whole genome shotgun sequence, a genomic segment contains:
- the elovl6 gene encoding elongation of very long chain fatty acids protein 6, whose amino-acid sequence MSVLALQEYEFERQFNEEEAIRWMQENWKKSFLFSALYAACILGGRHVMKQREKFELRRPLVLWSLTLAVFSIFGAVRTGGYMMYILMTKGLKQSVCDQSFYNGPVSKFWAYAFVLSKAPELGDTLFIVLRKQKLIFLHWYHHITVLLYSWYSYKDMVAGGGWFMTMNYLVHAVMYSYYALRAAGFKISRKFAMFITLTQITQMVMGCVVNYLVYSWMQQGQECPSHVQNIVWSSLMYLSYFVLFCQFFFEAYFTKTKSIVAKKSQ is encoded by the exons ATGTCGGTGCTGGCGCTACAAGAGTACGAATTCGAGAGGCAGTTCAATGAAGAAGAAGCCATTCGATGGATGCAAGAGAACTG GAAGAAGTCATTCCTCTTCTCTGCACTCTACGCTGCCTGCATACTGGGTGGGAGGCATGTAATGAAACAAAGGGAGAAGTTTGAGTTGAGGAGACCTTTGGTACTCTGGTCTTTAACACTTGCAGTCTTCAG TATATTTGGTGCCGTCAGAACTGGAGGCTACATGATGTACATCTTGATGACCAAAGGCCTAAAGCAGTCAGTGTGCGATCAGAGTTTCTACAACGGACCAGTCAGCAAGTTCTGGGCCTACGCTTTTGTTCTCAGCAAAGCACCCGAACTAG GAGACACACTGTTCATTGTGTTGCGCAAGCAGAAGCTGATCTTCCTGCACTGGTATCATCATATCACAGTGTTGCTCTATTCCTGGTACTCCTACAAGGACATGGTGGCCGGCGGGGGCTGGTTCATGACCATGAACTATCTGGTGCATGCCGTCATGTATTCATACTACGCTCTTAGGGCTGCTGGTTTCAAAATCTCTCGCAAGTTTGCCATGTTCATCACTCTGACGCAGATCACTCAGATGGTGATGGGTTGCGTGGTCAACTACCTGGTGTATTCATGGATGCAGCAAGGCCAGGAGTGCCCATCACATGTGCAGAACATTGTGTGGTCATCCCTCATGTACCTCAGCTACTTTGTGCTCTTCTGTCAGTTCTTCTTCGAAGCCTACTTTACCAAAACCAAATCCATTGTTGCCAAGAAAAGCCAATAA